Proteins encoded in a region of the uncultured Sunxiuqinia sp. genome:
- a CDS encoding glycosyltransferase: MANVIVFAPICFEQGMAGSKRLGNLSKDIPPRYAVVNLFAGMNGKKTRGHTSLSFSGFVEFYHQVVRLKRDYEMAYFYYYGYPTIQNIHYLLLVHLLGYHLILDIVEDYRVVRGLKKGLRWKIKINVSLLLLKLSRFFPISYVGISEPIIQWLNNYIADAQRIICIPVSVDSELIHRIKKKEVTAGDRLTFFYGGTFAEKDDILILLEAFNLLVKSYSRGVKPRLILTGKASADKISPVTEYIRVNELQESISYLGFLSDADYYHAIHHADILIMPRNNSDFSNTGFPFKLGEYMATGNCTIVARIDSLIGLIHDDEVVFYQPSDIQDLKERMLEASSSEHLRREVGKLGRKRSLYHFSSKNHSKKLIRFLEA, encoded by the coding sequence ATGGCTAACGTTATTGTATTTGCTCCAATCTGTTTTGAACAAGGAATGGCTGGTTCGAAACGATTGGGTAACCTGTCAAAAGATATCCCCCCCCGCTACGCTGTAGTGAATTTGTTTGCAGGGATGAACGGGAAAAAGACACGAGGACACACTTCGTTGTCATTCAGTGGATTTGTTGAGTTTTACCATCAGGTAGTTCGCTTAAAAAGAGACTATGAAATGGCCTATTTTTACTATTATGGTTATCCAACTATTCAAAATATACATTATCTGCTTCTCGTGCATCTTTTGGGGTATCATCTTATTTTAGACATCGTAGAAGATTATAGGGTGGTCAGGGGATTAAAAAAGGGACTTCGCTGGAAGATTAAGATTAATGTATCCTTATTGCTGCTCAAGCTTTCACGGTTTTTCCCCATAAGCTATGTTGGGATTTCAGAGCCAATAATTCAATGGCTAAATAATTACATAGCAGATGCTCAAAGGATCATTTGTATTCCGGTTTCTGTGGATTCAGAACTGATTCATCGAATAAAGAAAAAGGAGGTCACTGCCGGGGACAGGCTTACTTTTTTTTATGGTGGTACATTCGCTGAAAAAGACGACATTTTAATTCTGTTAGAGGCATTTAATCTGCTGGTTAAGTCCTATAGCAGAGGAGTGAAACCTAGGCTTATTTTGACAGGAAAAGCTTCAGCTGATAAGATCAGTCCCGTCACTGAATATATCAGAGTGAATGAATTGCAGGAATCTATTTCCTATTTAGGTTTCTTGTCGGATGCAGACTATTATCATGCAATTCATCATGCTGATATATTGATTATGCCAAGGAACAATTCTGATTTTTCGAACACCGGGTTTCCTTTTAAACTTGGAGAATATATGGCAACCGGAAATTGTACGATTGTTGCAAGAATTGATTCGTTGATAGGTCTCATCCATGATGACGAAGTTGTTTTTTACCAACCGTCAGACATTCAAGATTTAAAGGAAAGAATGTTGGAGGCCTCTAGTTCCGAACATCTTCGACGAGAAGTCGGGAAGTTAGGGCGTAAAAGGTCATTGTATCATTTCTCATCAAAGAATCATTCAAAAAAATTAATTCGCTTTTTGGAGGCTTAA
- a CDS encoding glycosyltransferase family 4 protein — protein MKIKFVVFFRGWDNDFETVLLNNNNKRKIFVDSFFKAEKIIVLASDFKKFLRVLGYKGELVLETTLVEDSLVECYHEAIISQKVKQPQKTLLFLARVEESKGIYKVLEVFSRVLQKGISCNLIIAGGGSEELAAKKYVADNRIPNVQFLGFVKSLKKAEVFNSSHIYLFFSEHGEGMPNSVLEAMAMGLPIVASKIGGIKDFCSDQIGFFYQEYNLEKSVSYIVKVLRDGALYLDIATHNRGYGVEHFSAKIVVARLRSILETV, from the coding sequence ATGAAAATAAAATTTGTGGTTTTTTTTAGAGGATGGGACAATGATTTTGAAACGGTACTGCTAAATAATAATAATAAGCGGAAGATTTTTGTAGACTCGTTTTTTAAAGCTGAGAAAATAATCGTACTGGCATCTGATTTTAAAAAGTTTCTGAGAGTTTTGGGTTATAAAGGCGAATTAGTGTTAGAGACAACTCTTGTAGAAGATTCTCTGGTTGAGTGCTACCATGAAGCAATAATCTCTCAAAAAGTAAAACAGCCCCAAAAAACACTGCTATTTCTTGCCCGAGTAGAGGAAAGTAAGGGCATCTATAAAGTTCTTGAGGTATTTAGCAGAGTTCTACAGAAAGGAATTAGTTGTAATCTGATCATTGCAGGTGGAGGATCTGAAGAATTAGCGGCTAAAAAATATGTGGCAGATAATAGAATCCCTAATGTTCAGTTCTTGGGATTTGTTAAAAGTCTAAAAAAAGCGGAAGTGTTCAATAGCTCTCATATATATTTATTCTTTTCCGAACATGGCGAAGGGATGCCCAATAGTGTCCTGGAGGCAATGGCTATGGGCCTCCCCATTGTTGCTTCCAAAATTGGTGGGATAAAGGATTTCTGTTCCGATCAGATTGGTTTCTTTTATCAAGAATATAATTTAGAAAAGAGTGTGAGTTATATTGTAAAAGTACTAAGAGATGGAGCTTTATACCTAGATATAGCTACGCATAATCGTGGATACGGCGTAGAGCATTTTTCAGCGAAAATAGTCGTCGCGCGTTTACGTTCAATTTTGGAAACTGTTTAA
- a CDS encoding acyltransferase codes for MKKIKLFFYYLACSKMPSSWWPGGKIFNNLRIFCLKGIVTIGEGTRIQKGVYFGKGNDISIGRKCQINEMVRLDNVSIGDNVMIARECIVLGKVHEMSKIDIPMSEQGRFVPDATIIEDDVWLGLRVVVLPGVIIAEGSVVGAGAVVSKNTEPFGIYGGVPAKLIRYRNKYE; via the coding sequence ATGAAGAAGATTAAACTATTTTTTTACTATCTCGCTTGTTCTAAAATGCCAAGCTCTTGGTGGCCCGGTGGAAAGATTTTCAATAACCTGCGAATTTTCTGTTTGAAAGGGATTGTAACAATTGGAGAGGGAACGAGAATTCAGAAAGGCGTGTATTTTGGGAAAGGCAATGATATCTCAATCGGCAGAAAATGCCAGATAAATGAAATGGTGAGGCTTGACAATGTTTCGATAGGAGATAATGTTATGATTGCCCGAGAATGTATTGTCCTGGGCAAAGTTCATGAAATGAGTAAAATCGATATTCCGATGTCAGAGCAAGGACGCTTTGTTCCTGATGCAACAATAATAGAAGATGATGTGTGGCTGGGGCTTAGAGTGGTCGTATTGCCAGGGGTTATCATCGCAGAAGGATCTGTTGTGGGGGCAGGAGCTGTGGTTTCCAAAAATACAGAACCCTTTGGAATATACGGAGGAGTCCCTGCAAAATTAATCAGATATCGAAATAAGTATGAATAA
- a CDS encoding acyltransferase — protein MNKLTQKGSITRKLVDYVRFLHMSFGNHLVAYIPSYWVRKVCYRHILGVQIGKHSHIQMGVRMYSPYKIRIGDNCSIGNNSLLDGRRGIKIGNNVDLAGYVKILTLGHDLDDPEYRTVGAAVSIEDHASIFTGASVLPGVIVGEGSAVGLNAVVTKSTEPWKIYVGNPAKFVRDRKISNLTYLHNYKRYFH, from the coding sequence ATGAATAAACTGACACAAAAAGGATCGATAACTCGAAAGCTGGTTGACTACGTTCGATTTTTACATATGTCTTTTGGTAACCACCTCGTTGCTTACATCCCATCTTATTGGGTACGCAAGGTCTGTTATCGTCATATACTTGGAGTACAAATAGGCAAGCACTCTCATATTCAAATGGGAGTCCGTATGTATTCTCCTTACAAGATAAGGATCGGCGACAATTGTTCGATCGGGAATAATTCACTTTTAGATGGACGCCGGGGCATCAAAATTGGGAATAATGTTGATCTGGCAGGATATGTAAAAATACTTACGTTGGGACATGATTTGGATGATCCTGAGTACAGAACGGTTGGCGCTGCTGTTAGTATAGAAGATCATGCCAGTATCTTCACGGGGGCAAGTGTTCTCCCCGGTGTTATTGTTGGAGAAGGTAGCGCGGTTGGTTTAAATGCTGTAGTTACTAAATCCACTGAACCGTGGAAGATATATGTGGGCAATCCGGCAAAATTTGTACGTGATCGAAAAATCTCGAATTTAACATACCTCCATAATTATAAAAGATATTTTCATTAA
- a CDS encoding DUF354 domain-containing protein, protein MTPKLIVDFRHPAHINFFKPSLYLLREEGWNIDIVVLDRGKVPRIAAEEFPGFKIYRIGRHRGTKLSIIFEANMLRLLKMGVFLAIHRYHIGISVSSFILGAAAKTIGMPNLQFYDDPEYKKHFKLQKLTSTKTYYPKIKDFSTDIETFTALKEWAYLSPRYFSPHEKVLQEYELKKQQYIFVREVINSSLNYEDQDANIISTFSDLFPEGFKVVLSLEDKKAQRLYPKDWIILKEPVSDIHSLIFYSKLAISSGDSMAREAAILGVPSIYCGIREMTANRVLIEKGRLFHVGVEDCVEHMSKLINNEFGLVDQQSFINRLSDDWEDVTEFIVKRVKEFAKF, encoded by the coding sequence ATGACTCCAAAACTTATTGTTGATTTTCGCCATCCCGCTCATATTAATTTTTTTAAACCTTCGCTTTATTTGCTTCGGGAAGAAGGATGGAATATAGATATAGTCGTACTTGATCGTGGAAAAGTACCTCGTATAGCTGCAGAAGAGTTTCCCGGTTTCAAAATATACCGTATTGGCCGGCATCGTGGAACAAAATTGTCAATCATTTTTGAGGCCAATATGCTTCGGCTATTGAAAATGGGAGTTTTTTTAGCGATCCATAGATATCATATAGGAATAAGTGTTAGCAGTTTCATCTTGGGAGCAGCAGCCAAGACTATAGGGATGCCTAACTTGCAATTTTATGATGATCCTGAGTATAAAAAACATTTTAAACTTCAGAAGTTAACATCAACGAAAACTTACTATCCTAAAATTAAGGATTTTAGTACGGATATTGAGACTTTCACTGCATTAAAAGAATGGGCTTACTTGTCGCCCCGGTATTTTAGTCCACATGAGAAGGTACTACAGGAATATGAACTGAAAAAGCAGCAATATATATTCGTAAGGGAAGTGATTAATTCGAGTCTTAATTATGAAGATCAGGATGCTAATATAATCTCGACTTTTTCAGATTTATTTCCAGAAGGATTTAAAGTGGTTCTTTCTTTGGAAGATAAAAAAGCACAACGTCTTTACCCTAAGGACTGGATTATTTTGAAAGAACCAGTATCGGATATTCATTCATTAATTTTTTATAGTAAACTGGCTATTTCATCTGGAGATAGTATGGCCCGGGAAGCGGCGATACTGGGGGTTCCGTCTATTTACTGCGGGATACGAGAGATGACTGCAAATAGGGTTTTAATTGAAAAAGGGAGGCTTTTTCATGTTGGTGTTGAAGATTGTGTTGAACATATGTCAAAGTTGATCAATAATGAGTTTGGTTTAGTCGACCAGCAGTCCTTCATTAATCGCCTGAGTGATGACTGGGAAGATGTTACAGAATTTATAGTAAAACGAGTTAAAGAGTTTGCAAAATTTTAA
- a CDS encoding nucleotide sugar dehydrogenase, with translation MKISIFGLGYVGCVGLGCLAEKGHQVIGVDVVKNKIDLVNNGKPTIIEKDVDDLIYDNWRKGRIYATENYVKAVEATEVSFICVGTPSGVNGHLDMSYVDRTAENIGKALAQKSGFHVVVIRSTVLPGTNKNIGEIIEKESGRILNQDFAIISNPEFLREGTAVKDYYNPAVTVIGSECDIATAKMLELYENVTAPTIVTSINVAELIKYVNNSFHALKITFANEVGNICKKLGIDSHEVMELFCKDDQLNISPYYFKPGFAYGGSCLPKDLRGLKTMAHDNYISSPVIEAIEVSNSQQKEIAYSIIESTRKKHIGIIGLSFKKGTDDLRYSPSVELCEKLLGKGYQLAIYDPNVNMTKLSGTNKDYVDLHIPHLSELITNDFTYVVDNSEVLVVSQNYKGIFSDIREDPQKIIVDLVKIKALRNHPNYHGICW, from the coding sequence ATGAAAATATCAATATTCGGTCTGGGGTATGTTGGCTGTGTCGGTCTGGGCTGCTTGGCAGAAAAAGGACATCAGGTCATAGGGGTAGACGTTGTTAAAAACAAAATTGATCTTGTAAACAATGGAAAACCGACAATAATAGAAAAGGATGTTGACGATCTTATTTATGATAATTGGAGAAAAGGACGTATTTATGCTACCGAGAATTATGTAAAGGCAGTTGAGGCAACTGAAGTGTCCTTTATTTGTGTGGGAACACCATCGGGAGTGAACGGACACCTGGATATGAGTTATGTTGATCGTACGGCGGAGAATATAGGTAAGGCATTAGCTCAGAAAAGTGGGTTTCATGTTGTTGTAATAAGAAGTACGGTCTTGCCGGGAACTAATAAAAATATTGGCGAAATTATTGAAAAGGAGTCTGGTCGAATATTAAACCAAGATTTTGCAATAATTTCAAATCCCGAATTTTTAAGAGAAGGTACAGCGGTGAAGGACTATTACAATCCAGCAGTAACCGTGATCGGCTCTGAATGCGATATCGCTACTGCCAAGATGCTTGAGTTGTACGAAAATGTTACTGCTCCCACGATTGTTACTTCTATTAATGTTGCAGAGTTAATTAAATATGTGAATAATTCTTTCCATGCATTAAAAATCACATTTGCGAATGAAGTTGGTAATATCTGCAAGAAACTTGGAATTGACTCACACGAAGTAATGGAGCTTTTTTGCAAAGATGATCAACTGAATATCTCTCCCTATTATTTTAAACCAGGATTTGCATATGGAGGTTCTTGTTTGCCTAAAGATTTAAGAGGACTAAAGACAATGGCACATGATAATTATATAAGTAGTCCTGTTATTGAAGCCATTGAAGTTTCGAATTCACAGCAGAAAGAAATAGCTTACTCGATTATTGAATCAACCCGAAAAAAACATATTGGTATCATCGGTTTATCTTTTAAAAAGGGAACAGATGATTTACGCTATAGCCCATCCGTTGAGTTGTGTGAAAAGTTGCTCGGAAAGGGATATCAACTGGCTATTTATGATCCAAATGTAAATATGACTAAACTGTCAGGTACCAACAAGGATTATGTGGATTTGCATATCCCTCATTTATCAGAATTAATAACAAATGATTTTACTTATGTTGTTGATAATTCAGAAGTTTTGGTTGTCTCTCAAAATTATAAGGGGATATTTTCTGATATAAGAGAAGACCCTCAAAAAATAATTGTTGATTTAGTGAAAATCAAGGCACTAAGGAATCATCCTAACTATCACGGTATTTGTTGGTAG
- a CDS encoding undecaprenyl-phosphate glucose phosphotransferase, giving the protein MNSTEKKLLLIYLIIDLFLINFSVSIIYYYKFYFLHYKVFEQVLFSFNLSWLLALSMYRRKNLFLRNGFLNRVARSTTRFMIFTVIFAFIIVIIGHDDIPRAFLTLSSFVFLSLNLLFYYLVYTLLGIFRRYGHYMTKVLIIGAGRSGQDVGHFIDVNLEMGYSVVGYLDDNLELKDKVSVLGGIDELSELYNRFMFNEIIITLPLIYEEKISEILAVAEYNGIRVRLIPDFYRLIKHTYSIETKDAIPFLNVHQIPLDNFNFQICKRVFDILFSSVVLLCLSPILVLLALSIWIESRGPVFYKPVRLGKGGKEFTIYKFRSMSVCDVAVGGANSTKKNDDRITSVGRIIRKYSLDELPQFLNVFLGDMSVVGPRPHRVWLNKDLQSKVQGYMMRHYVKPGITGWAQVNGWRGPTETRQQRYGRTLHDLWYIENWSFLLDLWIIFLTVFGVKTRKNAF; this is encoded by the coding sequence ATGAATTCTACTGAAAAGAAGCTATTATTAATTTATCTCATCATTGATCTGTTTTTGATCAATTTCTCCGTGAGTATTATTTATTATTATAAGTTCTATTTTCTCCATTATAAGGTTTTTGAACAAGTGCTCTTTTCCTTTAATTTATCATGGCTGCTAGCGCTGTCAATGTACCGACGTAAGAATTTGTTTCTTCGAAATGGATTTTTAAACCGGGTGGCACGTAGTACAACTCGTTTCATGATTTTCACGGTTATCTTTGCTTTTATTATTGTTATCATTGGACATGACGATATTCCGAGGGCTTTTTTAACACTTAGTAGTTTCGTTTTTCTATCCTTAAATCTGTTATTTTATTATTTGGTTTATACTCTTTTAGGAATATTCCGAAGATACGGTCATTATATGACCAAAGTATTGATAATTGGTGCAGGAAGAAGTGGACAGGACGTCGGGCATTTTATTGATGTAAACCTAGAAATGGGGTATTCAGTAGTGGGATATCTTGATGATAATTTGGAGCTTAAAGATAAAGTCTCCGTTCTTGGGGGGATTGATGAACTGAGTGAGTTGTATAATAGGTTTATGTTTAATGAGATAATTATTACTCTTCCATTAATATATGAAGAGAAAATCAGTGAGATATTGGCTGTTGCTGAATACAACGGTATTAGGGTGAGATTAATTCCTGATTTTTATCGGTTGATAAAGCATACTTATAGTATTGAGACAAAAGACGCTATTCCATTTCTCAACGTTCACCAAATACCGCTGGATAACTTTAATTTTCAAATCTGCAAAAGAGTGTTTGATATCCTTTTCTCATCAGTGGTTCTTCTATGTCTTTCTCCTATTTTGGTTTTGTTGGCATTGTCTATCTGGATTGAATCAAGGGGGCCGGTTTTCTATAAACCTGTAAGATTAGGAAAAGGAGGTAAGGAATTTACTATCTATAAATTTCGCTCAATGAGCGTTTGTGACGTCGCTGTTGGCGGGGCTAATTCAACAAAGAAGAATGATGATCGGATTACTTCTGTTGGGCGTATTATTCGGAAATATAGTTTAGACGAACTTCCACAGTTTTTGAATGTTTTTTTGGGAGATATGTCAGTAGTCGGTCCTCGACCTCATCGAGTTTGGTTAAATAAAGATCTTCAGTCAAAAGTTCAGGGGTATATGATGCGTCACTACGTTAAGCCGGGTATTACAGGATGGGCGCAAGTGAATGGCTGGAGGGGACCAACTGAAACCAGACAACAACGATATGGCCGAACACTCCACGATCTTTGGTACATTGAAAATTGGTCCTTTCTTTTAGATCTCTGGATTATATTCCTGACAGTATTCGGCGTGAAAACTCGGAAAAATGCTTTCTGA
- a CDS encoding capsule assembly Wzi family protein, protein MLRALFVVQACALIFFNHLGYGQEKTGEVQSLPIHEEIFRLSSHSIVNLNGVTPFWFYSNTCGQVEKSKKSGQYFVGELYCSKQVGKISMVSGIELINYDVGKKNILTQLFLNLRYKKLLLRIGKERFTIGQYGDNLSSGSMFISSNARPLPRIGIGYYDYENVPFSNGWLVFKGACHLVLLNDDRGEKGTDKPYLHEKFLYIKTNNKFLNLWLGMNHSVLMGGAYPGGFRIPVDFDASFFGKGSNKFPKSFQGEQNNAAGAHFGLFDFGAKFQRSLWQIQTWYQKPISDGSGLHGIFKMNHDKVIGVNLEFYGKRIINHFVFEYLKTDHQSGKGIPNFPRNSELGNIDAIEDYDFYLYQNYGITTSGISKEEFIKYLLVYINGGEKLGGRDNYYNNGMYHMGNSYHGNSIGTPLFFTESDAEFWRGASKFSYDHYFISNRVIAYHFGISGWFGQRINYRLLQTFSINKGSYAGKYQGIFNWNEQPNYFFSKGLHQNYFLFELNYFLKETPLVLSISEGWDMGQIAKSNAFQFSVSWML, encoded by the coding sequence ATGTTGAGAGCTTTATTCGTAGTGCAGGCTTGTGCCCTGATATTTTTTAACCACTTAGGCTACGGACAAGAAAAGACTGGTGAAGTGCAATCTCTTCCTATTCACGAAGAAATATTTCGTTTAAGTTCTCATTCAATTGTTAATCTGAATGGGGTCACTCCATTTTGGTTTTATTCGAACACTTGCGGACAGGTTGAAAAGAGTAAAAAATCAGGACAGTATTTTGTGGGAGAGCTTTATTGCTCAAAACAAGTTGGAAAGATATCTATGGTGTCAGGGATTGAACTAATAAATTATGATGTTGGTAAAAAAAATATTTTAACACAGCTATTCCTTAACCTGCGATATAAAAAACTACTCCTGAGAATTGGAAAAGAAAGATTCACAATTGGACAGTATGGTGATAATTTGTCTTCCGGATCAATGTTTATTAGTTCAAATGCAAGGCCATTACCTCGCATAGGAATTGGATATTATGATTATGAAAATGTACCATTTTCAAATGGTTGGTTGGTATTTAAAGGCGCTTGTCATTTAGTTCTTTTAAATGATGATCGGGGAGAGAAGGGGACTGACAAACCTTATCTTCATGAGAAGTTTCTATACATTAAAACAAATAATAAGTTTTTAAATCTATGGTTGGGAATGAATCACTCAGTACTTATGGGGGGGGCTTATCCCGGTGGATTCAGGATTCCTGTTGATTTTGACGCATCTTTCTTTGGGAAGGGGTCAAATAAATTTCCCAAAAGCTTTCAGGGGGAACAAAATAATGCGGCAGGTGCTCATTTCGGGTTATTTGATTTTGGAGCGAAATTCCAAAGAAGTCTCTGGCAAATTCAGACTTGGTATCAGAAACCAATTTCAGATGGGTCTGGTTTGCATGGTATTTTTAAAATGAATCATGATAAGGTGATAGGAGTAAATTTAGAGTTTTATGGAAAGCGAATCATTAATCACTTCGTTTTTGAATACCTGAAGACAGATCATCAAAGTGGGAAAGGTATCCCAAACTTTCCCCGAAATAGTGAACTTGGAAACATTGATGCTATTGAGGATTACGATTTTTATCTCTATCAGAACTATGGAATAACGACATCTGGTATTTCAAAAGAGGAATTCATAAAATACCTCTTGGTGTATATTAATGGAGGAGAGAAGCTTGGAGGTAGAGATAACTACTATAACAATGGCATGTACCATATGGGAAACTCATACCACGGCAACTCAATTGGAACTCCTTTATTTTTTACGGAATCGGACGCCGAGTTCTGGAGGGGGGCCTCCAAATTCTCTTACGATCATTATTTTATTAGCAACAGAGTAATCGCGTATCACTTTGGAATTTCTGGTTGGTTTGGTCAACGGATTAACTATCGCTTGCTTCAAACTTTTTCGATAAACAAAGGAAGTTATGCGGGCAAGTATCAAGGGATTTTTAATTGGAATGAACAACCAAACTATTTTTTCAGCAAAGGACTTCATCAAAACTATTTTTTATTTGAGCTGAATTACTTCTTAAAAGAAACACCATTGGTGCTATCTATAAGTGAGGGATGGGATATGGGGCAGATTGCTAAATCGAATGCCTTTCAGTTTTCAGTATCCTGGATGTTGTGA
- a CDS encoding polysaccharide biosynthesis/export family protein: MKMIKLKLLLFLFISVGFGSCRSNKDLTYFQNLSSENFRTQAIFSIENYKLQESDNLYIKVVSVDPNVSQLFNSSSGSGSFGGTSQQYGSEVTQHLNGYQVDKLGFVELPIVGKLFVLNKTLLDARELIYHEIKKYFKEVTVYVKLMSFEYTVMGEVSKPGVYSCFKNTRTILEAISQASGTTDYAKLKNVIVLRGSGEEKQSIRIDFTDRSFLNSEAYYLQPDDVVYVCPDKYKNARLNSSTYSLLLTSITTLIVFLKYIN; the protein is encoded by the coding sequence ATGAAAATGATTAAGTTAAAACTATTACTATTTCTTTTTATTTCAGTAGGCTTTGGGTCTTGCAGGTCAAATAAAGATCTGACCTACTTCCAGAATCTGTCGTCAGAAAATTTTCGAACTCAGGCAATATTTTCAATCGAAAACTATAAACTTCAGGAAAGTGACAATTTATATATCAAAGTCGTTTCTGTTGACCCGAATGTATCACAATTGTTTAATTCATCTAGTGGATCGGGAAGCTTCGGAGGAACCTCTCAGCAATACGGATCGGAAGTGACACAGCATCTGAATGGTTATCAGGTTGATAAGTTGGGTTTTGTAGAATTGCCTATTGTTGGAAAACTATTTGTCTTAAACAAAACACTTTTAGATGCGAGGGAGCTAATCTATCACGAAATAAAAAAGTATTTTAAAGAGGTGACCGTTTATGTGAAGTTAATGAGTTTTGAATATACCGTGATGGGAGAAGTGTCAAAACCCGGAGTTTATTCTTGTTTCAAAAATACGAGAACAATTTTGGAGGCCATTAGTCAAGCCAGTGGAACAACTGACTATGCAAAACTGAAAAATGTAATTGTTTTGCGTGGCAGTGGAGAGGAGAAACAATCGATAAGAATTGATTTTACAGATCGGTCATTTCTGAATTCAGAAGCATATTATTTACAGCCTGATGATGTTGTGTATGTTTGTCCGGACAAATATAAAAATGCACGGCTGAATTCATCTACCTACTCATTGCTTTTAACTTCAATAACTACTTTGATTGTTTTCCTAAAATATATTAACTAA